ATCGCTCATCAATGGTCTGGCAAATCTTCCTCCAAAAGATGAGCAAGTAAGGCAGGCCCTTCTGGAGATCGAATCTCAGAGCAAAGGCTCGTTGAGAAGAATACTCAAAAAGGTCGATAGCAAAGCATTTGATTTGCTGCACGAGAATGATCTCAAACGTATAGTCAGATATCTTGAGGTCTTCTTCAAGACAGGAAGGCCCTTGACAGAAATGCACAAAGAGAGCGAGAGTTCTGACGAGTTTGGCATCGTAATTCTTGAACGAGAGAGAGGAGAGCTTCATAAGAGAATCGAAAGACGTGTGTGCGAGATGATCCGAAACGGTCTGGCAGATGAAACGAAGAGGCTTCTCGACAAGGGCTATACAACGAGACTTAACGCGCTAAAGACAATAGGCTACGCCGAAATGGTACAATATATAAAGTGCGGAGTGTCCCTTTCGGAAAGTAGGGAACGGATGCTTGTGAACACAAGAAGATACGCTCGTCGTCAGATTATTTGGTTCAGAAGATATAGTGAAGCTTTGAGAATTGACCTGTCCAGCCTCGATAAAGAGGCAGTTCGGGTTCTTGAAAACGCAATTCTCTCAGTTTGGGGGGGTAAGAATGGCCGAAAAGTTTAATTTGCAAGATCGTTTTCTGAATCTTCTTAGGGTAAACAGAATCGAAGTCAAGATGTACCTCGAAGGAGGATTCCAGACGAAGGGGATGGTTAAGTCGTTCGACAATTTCACCGTGTTGCTGGAAGATGGGCAGGAGCAGACTCTTGTCTACAAGCACGCGATCAAGATGATGGTTCCTCAGAAGTACGTGAAATTGACGAATACGACAGGCAAGAAGGAGGATTGAATAGAGCATAGATACTTTACTTGTCGCTGTTTTTTCTTCTGAAGAACAGAATATGAAGACAGAAATTCAGGGCGAGCTTCGTGAGCTCGCCCGTACTGCTGGTTATAATATTGTCGAGACTGTTGTTCAGAATCTAGACAGCCCAGACCCCAGACATTATCTCGGGAAGGGAAAGGTGGATTTTGCAAAAAGGATGATAGGTGCCTTCGGCGCCACTCTCGCTATCACCCGTCATGAACTCTCTCCGTCTCAGGCGATGAATCTCGAAAAGCTTTTGGAGATACCTGTAATGGATAGAACACAGCTGATTCTGAAAATCTTTGGAGACCATGCATCAACGAAGGAAGGTAAACTGGAAGTCGAAATGGCCAGTCTTAAGTATCAGTTGCCCAGGCTAAAAGGACTTGGGAGGGCGCTTTCTCAGACAGGAGCGGGTATTGGGACGAGAGGTCCGGGAGAGAAAAAGCTGGAGACAGACAGGCGTCAGGCTCAGGACAGAATATCGCGTCTGCGAAAGGACATCGATGAACTCGGCAAGCGCAGGGAGATCTCCAGAAAGAAGAGGCAGTCGTCCTCTATCCCTCTTGTTTCCTTTGTAGGTTATACAAATGTCGGAAAGTCATCGCTTGTTTCGGAAATAAGCAGCGATGAGCTTCTGGTCGAGGACAAGCTTTTTGCAACGCTCGATACGCGGGTTAGGAAGGCGAGATTGCCAGCCGGAATGCAGGTGCTCATTTCTGATACTGTCGGATTTATAAGAGAGTTGCCTCACGAGCTTATGGAGAGTTTTAGATCGACGCTTGACGAGGTGAAGTACTCAGATCTGTTGGTTGTGGTTTCTGATGCATCCGATATGGCAGTCAGAGAGAAGTATTTGATCGTCGATCGCACTCTTCGTGAAATCGGCGCGGGTGAAATCAAGAGAATACATGTTCTGAACAAGATTGATCTATGTACAAATGAAAGACTTCTTGAACTCGGGAGCATCTTCCCGGAAGCAATATTGGTGAGTGCCTCAAAAAGCTTCAATATTGAAGGCATTTTGAGCGAAATCAGCCGAAGCCTTTTTGGTGAAAGGTCAAGGAGAAAGCTCAGGCTAACCCCGACCGAGTTCTCGAGTTTCATGAGATTCAGAGGCTCGCTTGAGGTGCTTTCTGAATGCTACGAAAGTGAGTTTATTGAGGTAGAATATGTATCCTCCGATGAGATAAATGAAAGGCTCATTTCTTCTATTGGCGAGGAGGGAAGGAAATGAAGAGATTATTGTCGGTCTTACTGGCGCTAATGATTGGCTGTATGTTGTTTTCGGCATCACTCCTGTTTCCACTGAAGAGGGCGCCGGAAATAACGGGTTACTTTGGTGAATATCGAGGGAATTCAAGAAACATAAACTATCCAGAGCATTTTCACATGGGAATGGATTACTCGACCGGGAGCGTAATCGGTCTCGATCTTCTTTCCCCGGACGATTCATATGTACATCAGATTTACATAAACCATCCCATATACGGGGTAGGGATTGCCCTCACACTTCCTGAAGTCACCAACATTCTCACTAATGAAAAGGGTATCAATGTGATTTTCGCTCACGTAAATGAAATCGGAGATACTTCTTCTTTGGCGGGAAGAAAACTTAACGACATCTATCATCAACTGATTTCCGAGTTTGGTGATCAATATGTCGAAGTTACGTTCGATCCCAGAGAACTTCCCTTCAGAAAGAGCGATGTCGTTGCCAA
This portion of the Mesotoga infera genome encodes:
- the miaA gene encoding tRNA (adenosine(37)-N6)-dimethylallyltransferase MiaA, which encodes MIPLLLGPTAVGKTSLLLELARRLPIEVISVDSRQIYRFMDIGTAKPTKNEQTLLKHWLIDIRDPDEDFDVMEFRKLAIQCISDIISRGKIPVLAGGTGLYAESLINGLANLPPKDEQVRQALLEIESQSKGSLRRILKKVDSKAFDLLHENDLKRIVRYLEVFFKTGRPLTEMHKESESSDEFGIVILERERGELHKRIERRVCEMIRNGLADETKRLLDKGYTTRLNALKTIGYAEMVQYIKCGVSLSESRERMLVNTRRYARRQIIWFRRYSEALRIDLSSLDKEAVRVLENAILSVWGGKNGRKV
- the hfq gene encoding RNA chaperone Hfq — its product is MAEKFNLQDRFLNLLRVNRIEVKMYLEGGFQTKGMVKSFDNFTVLLEDGQEQTLVYKHAIKMMVPQKYVKLTNTTGKKED
- the hflX gene encoding GTPase HflX → MKTEIQGELRELARTAGYNIVETVVQNLDSPDPRHYLGKGKVDFAKRMIGAFGATLAITRHELSPSQAMNLEKLLEIPVMDRTQLILKIFGDHASTKEGKLEVEMASLKYQLPRLKGLGRALSQTGAGIGTRGPGEKKLETDRRQAQDRISRLRKDIDELGKRREISRKKRQSSSIPLVSFVGYTNVGKSSLVSEISSDELLVEDKLFATLDTRVRKARLPAGMQVLISDTVGFIRELPHELMESFRSTLDEVKYSDLLVVVSDASDMAVREKYLIVDRTLREIGAGEIKRIHVLNKIDLCTNERLLELGSIFPEAILVSASKSFNIEGILSEISRSLFGERSRRKLRLTPTEFSSFMRFRGSLEVLSECYESEFIEVEYVSSDEINERLISSIGEEGRK